A window of Primulina huaijiensis isolate GDHJ02 chromosome 9, ASM1229523v2, whole genome shotgun sequence contains these coding sequences:
- the LOC140983762 gene encoding uncharacterized protein — protein MAINAAAMNNNQEDHENVNKQEDDQHQHDMVMPGFRFHPTEEELVEFYLRRKVEGKRFNVELITFLDLYRYDPWELPALAAIGEKEWYFYVPRDRKYRNGDRPNRVTTSGYWKATGADRMIRSENLRSIGLKKTLVFYSGKAPKGIRTSWIMNEYRLPHHETERLQKAEISLCRVYKRAGVEDHPSLPRSLPTKASSSSSSRGSQSTQIPQETMNLGIETFQTEGIMSESSPSSSTNVGTSLALSNPNSYNLTHPLLHMASTIDAAAPSSVERERMILLQNYSQKIGTTIFANPTSSHAIDDLHKLVNTYSTNQENHHFSNNIIVPGLLSHFSTLQPQPQQQQQAAQNVIPGSIQAAYSDRLWDWNSISDQASKDYNSHFK, from the exons ATGGCCATTAACGCAGCAGCCATGAACAATAATCAAGaagatcatgaaaatgttaacAAGCAAGAAGATGATCAGCATCAGCATGATATGGTGATGCCGGGTTTTCGGTTCCATCCGACCGAAGAAGAGCTGGTTGAATTCTACCTCCGCCGTAAGGTTGAGGGCAAGCGTTTTAATGTGGAACTTATCACGTTTTTAGACCTTTATCGCTATGACCCTTGGGAACTTCCTG CTTTAGCTGCAATAGGGGAGAAAGAATGGTACTTCTATGTGCCTAGGGATAGGAAGTATCGCAACGGGGATCGACCTAATCGTGTGACAACTTCTGGATATTGGAAGGCAACTGGAGCCGATAGAATGATTAGAAGCGAGAATTTGAGATCTATTGGCCTGAAGAAAACCCTTGTTTTCTATTCCGGCAAGGCTCCGAAAGGAATCCGAACTAGCTGGATCATGAATGAATACCGACTGCCTCACCACGAAACCGAACGCCTGCAGAAG GCGGAAATTTCTCTATGTCGAGTCTACAAACGAGCTGGAGTCGAAGACCATCCATCTCTCCCTCGTTCCCTCCCTACAAAAGCTTCGTCTTCGTCTTCCTCACGAGGGTCACAATCAACACAAATACCACAAGAAACCATGAATCTTGGAATCGAAACGTTCCAAACCGAAGGAATCATGAGCGAATCGAGCCCTAGTAGCAGCACAAACGTTGGAACATCACTTGCCCTTTCAAATCCCAACTCTTACAACCTTACTCATCCGTTACTCCACATGGCTTCCACCATTGATGCAGCGGCTCCAAGTTCCGTAGAAAGGGAAAGGATGATTCTTTTACAGAATTATTCACAAAAAATTGGCACTACCATATTTGCAAATCCaacttcttcacatgcaatcgATGATCTCCACAAATTGGTGAATACTTACTCAACAAATCAAGAAAACCACCACTTCTCTAACAATATTATTGTCCCTGGTCTCCTTTCCCACTTCTCGACATTGCAGCCTCAGccacagcagcagcaacagGCAGCTCAGAACGTGATTCCGGGCTCGATTCAGGCGGCTTACTCGGATAGATTGTGGGATTGGAATTCAATATCAGATCAGGCAAGCAAGGACTACAACAGTCATTTCAAGTAA